A window of the Gossypium hirsutum isolate 1008001.06 chromosome A05, Gossypium_hirsutum_v2.1, whole genome shotgun sequence genome harbors these coding sequences:
- the LOC107959328 gene encoding protein adenylyltransferase SelO isoform X1, which produces MDPSLPDPASSLSVDSVADSLKSQSLREQGNDRINKENKNKKVKLSLEDLNWDHSFVRELPGDPQSDSIPRQVFHACYTKVLPSAEVENPELVAWSDSVAGLLDLDSHEFERPDFPLKFSGASPLAGAVPYAQCYGGHQFGTWAGQLGDGRAITLGEILNSKSERWELQLKGAGKTPYSRFADGLAVLRSSIREFLCSEAMHFLGIPTTRALCLVTTGKLVTRDMFYDGNPKEEPGAIVCRVAQSFLRFGSFQIHASKGEEDLGIVCSLADYAIRHHFPHIENISKSETLSFSTGDNGQSVVDLTSNKYAAWIVEIAERTASLVARWQGVGFTHGVLNTDNMSILGLTIDYGPFGFLDAFDPSYTPNTTDLPGRRYCFANQPDICSWNITQFASTLMAAHLISDKEASYAVERYGTKFMDEYQAIITQKLGLQKYNKQLVNKLLNNLAVDKVDYTNFFRSLSNIKADPGIPEGELLVPLKAVLLDIGKERKEAWASWVQSYIQELVASGISDEERKASMDLVNPKYVLRNYLCQIAIDAAEIGDFGEVRRLLKVMERPYDEQPGMEKYARLPPAWAYRPGVCMLSCSS; this is translated from the exons ATGGACCCTTCTTTACCCGACCCCGCCTCCTCCCTTTCTGTCGATTCCGTCGCCGACAGTTTGAAAAGTCAAAGCTTAAGAGAACAAGGTAATGATCgcataaacaaagaaaataaaaacaaaaaggttAAATTGAGCCTTGAAGATCTCAATTGGGATCATTCCTTCGTTAGAGAGCTCCCTGGGGACCCTCAAAGCGATTCTATTCCACGTCAG GTTTTTCACGCGTGTTATACGAAAGTTTTACCATCGGCTGAAGTAGAGAATCCGGAACTTGTTGCTTGGTCAGACTCCGTGGCTGGCTTGCTTGATTTGGATTCTCATGA ATTCGAAAGACCAGATTTTCCTCTGAAATTTTCTGGGGCTTCTCCTTTGGCAGGAGC GGTGCCATATGCACAATGCTACGGAGGACATCAGTTTGGCACATGGGCTGGCCAACTGGGTGATGGCCGTGCTATTACTCTTGGGGAGATTCTGAATTCTAAATCCGAAAGGTGGGAATTGCAGCTTAAAGGGGCTGGGAAGACTCCATATAGTCGATTTGCAGACGGCCTTGCGGTTTTACGAAGTAGTATCCGTGAATTTCTTTGCAGTGAAGCAATGCATTTTCTAGGAATCCCAACTACTCGTGCTCTCTGTCTTGTCACCACTGGAAAATTAGTAACTCGAGACATGTTTTATGA TGGTAATCCAAAGGAAGAGCCTGGTGCAATTGTTTGCAGAGTTGCACAGTCTTTTCTGCGGTTTGGTTCATTCCAAATACATGCTTCTAAGGGAGAAGAGGACCTTGGTATTGTATGTTCTTTGGCAGACTATGCCATCAGACATCACTTCCCTCATATTGAGAACATTAGTAAAAGTGAGACCTTGTCTTTTAGCACTGGTGACAATGGCCAATCGGTTGTGGATTTGACTTCAAACAAGTATGCAG CATGGATCGTGGAGATTGCTGAGCGCACTGCTTCTTTGGTTGCAAGATGGCAGGGAGTTGGCTTTACTCATGGTGTGCTAAACACTGACAATATGAGCATTTTAGGTCTCACGATCGATTATGGTCCTTTCGGATTTCTGGATGCTTTTGATCCAAGTTACACACCAAATACTACAGATCTTCCTGGGAGAAGATACTGTTTTGCAAATCAACCTGATATTTGCTCGTGGAATATTACACAATTTGCCTCGACTTTGATGGCTGCACACCTCATAAGTGATAAAGAAGCCAGTTATGCCGTGGAAAG GTATGGGACAAAATTTATGGATGAATATCAAGCTATAATTACCCAAAAGCTTGGCCTCCAAAAGTACAATAAACAGCTTGTCAACAAACTTCTTAATAATTTGGCTGTGGATAAAGTGGATTACACAAACTTCTTTCGTTCGCTTTCCAATATCAAAGCAGATCCTGGCATTCCAGAAGGTGAGTTGTTAGTGCCACTGAAGGCTGTTCTACTGGATATTGGCAAGGAACGCAAGGAGGCATGGGCCAGTTGGGTACAGTCCTATATACAAGAG CTTGTTGCCAGTGGCATCTCGGATGAGGAGAGGAAAGCCTCCATGGACTTGGTGAATCCTAAATATGTGCTGAGGAACTACCTATGCCAGATTGCGATTGATGCAGCCGAAATTGGTGATTTTGGAGAGGTCCGAAGACTGCTTAAAGTAATGGAGAGGCCGTATGATGAGCAACCAGGAATGGAAAAATACGCTCGCTTGCCACCAGCATGGGCTTACCGGCCTGGTGTGTGTATGCTATCTTGTTCGTCTTGA
- the LOC107959328 gene encoding protein adenylyltransferase SelO isoform X2 — MIICHFDLPRCFSRFERPDFPLKFSGASPLAGAVPYAQCYGGHQFGTWAGQLGDGRAITLGEILNSKSERWELQLKGAGKTPYSRFADGLAVLRSSIREFLCSEAMHFLGIPTTRALCLVTTGKLVTRDMFYDGNPKEEPGAIVCRVAQSFLRFGSFQIHASKGEEDLGIVCSLADYAIRHHFPHIENISKSETLSFSTGDNGQSVVDLTSNKYAAWIVEIAERTASLVARWQGVGFTHGVLNTDNMSILGLTIDYGPFGFLDAFDPSYTPNTTDLPGRRYCFANQPDICSWNITQFASTLMAAHLISDKEASYAVERYGTKFMDEYQAIITQKLGLQKYNKQLVNKLLNNLAVDKVDYTNFFRSLSNIKADPGIPEGELLVPLKAVLLDIGKERKEAWASWVQSYIQELVASGISDEERKASMDLVNPKYVLRNYLCQIAIDAAEIGDFGEVRRLLKVMERPYDEQPGMEKYARLPPAWAYRPGVCMLSCSS, encoded by the exons ATGATTATATGCCATTTTGATTTACCAAGATGTTTCTCAAG ATTCGAAAGACCAGATTTTCCTCTGAAATTTTCTGGGGCTTCTCCTTTGGCAGGAGC GGTGCCATATGCACAATGCTACGGAGGACATCAGTTTGGCACATGGGCTGGCCAACTGGGTGATGGCCGTGCTATTACTCTTGGGGAGATTCTGAATTCTAAATCCGAAAGGTGGGAATTGCAGCTTAAAGGGGCTGGGAAGACTCCATATAGTCGATTTGCAGACGGCCTTGCGGTTTTACGAAGTAGTATCCGTGAATTTCTTTGCAGTGAAGCAATGCATTTTCTAGGAATCCCAACTACTCGTGCTCTCTGTCTTGTCACCACTGGAAAATTAGTAACTCGAGACATGTTTTATGA TGGTAATCCAAAGGAAGAGCCTGGTGCAATTGTTTGCAGAGTTGCACAGTCTTTTCTGCGGTTTGGTTCATTCCAAATACATGCTTCTAAGGGAGAAGAGGACCTTGGTATTGTATGTTCTTTGGCAGACTATGCCATCAGACATCACTTCCCTCATATTGAGAACATTAGTAAAAGTGAGACCTTGTCTTTTAGCACTGGTGACAATGGCCAATCGGTTGTGGATTTGACTTCAAACAAGTATGCAG CATGGATCGTGGAGATTGCTGAGCGCACTGCTTCTTTGGTTGCAAGATGGCAGGGAGTTGGCTTTACTCATGGTGTGCTAAACACTGACAATATGAGCATTTTAGGTCTCACGATCGATTATGGTCCTTTCGGATTTCTGGATGCTTTTGATCCAAGTTACACACCAAATACTACAGATCTTCCTGGGAGAAGATACTGTTTTGCAAATCAACCTGATATTTGCTCGTGGAATATTACACAATTTGCCTCGACTTTGATGGCTGCACACCTCATAAGTGATAAAGAAGCCAGTTATGCCGTGGAAAG GTATGGGACAAAATTTATGGATGAATATCAAGCTATAATTACCCAAAAGCTTGGCCTCCAAAAGTACAATAAACAGCTTGTCAACAAACTTCTTAATAATTTGGCTGTGGATAAAGTGGATTACACAAACTTCTTTCGTTCGCTTTCCAATATCAAAGCAGATCCTGGCATTCCAGAAGGTGAGTTGTTAGTGCCACTGAAGGCTGTTCTACTGGATATTGGCAAGGAACGCAAGGAGGCATGGGCCAGTTGGGTACAGTCCTATATACAAGAG CTTGTTGCCAGTGGCATCTCGGATGAGGAGAGGAAAGCCTCCATGGACTTGGTGAATCCTAAATATGTGCTGAGGAACTACCTATGCCAGATTGCGATTGATGCAGCCGAAATTGGTGATTTTGGAGAGGTCCGAAGACTGCTTAAAGTAATGGAGAGGCCGTATGATGAGCAACCAGGAATGGAAAAATACGCTCGCTTGCCACCAGCATGGGCTTACCGGCCTGGTGTGTGTATGCTATCTTGTTCGTCTTGA